The Cryomorphaceae bacterium 1068 genome window below encodes:
- a CDS encoding sugar porter family MFS transporter yields the protein MNKTRFIVMVALIVALGGFLMGFDASVISGVNKFIELEFELTKLQLGWAVGSLTLTATLAMMVAGPWSDRVGRKKVLTIAALLYTVSAVCSALAPSFTFLVAARMLGGIGVGISLIIAPMYIAEISPPGMRGRMVSFNQLNIVLGISVAFFTNYLILQLGDSEAQWAQDLKFGEYNWRWMLGLEALPAILYFFALFLVPRSPRWLAMKGKYDEAMTIMCRALDESEAKKIIDDVRDSINNKKNEDEEEVTSVSRLFHPSLRLVLVIGLVIGILQQITGINSVFFYAPMIFEQSGIGTDASFSQAILVGLINLAFTVLAISLIDRLGRKPLLVFGVSGMAIALFILAYGFSSATYELTDESVSKLSVEIDQSLVTPYIGKVYEDDLSFKADMSEAIGELEFKKYESQFLTAAVDMNAVLILVGILGFVASFAVSIGPVMWVLFSELFPNWIRGVAISFVGLINSAISFLVQVIFPWELEVLGSATTFFLYGFFAVLGLIFIVLKVPETKGKSLEELEAILVK from the coding sequence ATGAATAAGACCAGATTTATCGTAATGGTAGCGCTCATTGTAGCGCTTGGAGGATTTCTTATGGGATTTGATGCCTCCGTTATTTCAGGGGTAAATAAGTTTATCGAATTGGAATTTGAGCTTACTAAGCTCCAACTCGGCTGGGCTGTGGGCTCACTTACCTTAACGGCCACACTTGCAATGATGGTTGCAGGTCCTTGGAGTGACAGGGTTGGTCGAAAAAAAGTCCTAACCATTGCAGCTTTACTTTACACTGTTTCTGCAGTCTGTTCTGCTCTTGCACCCAGTTTCACTTTTCTTGTTGCTGCCAGAATGCTTGGTGGAATCGGGGTAGGTATTTCATTGATTATTGCCCCCATGTACATTGCTGAGATATCACCTCCGGGGATGAGAGGGAGAATGGTGTCCTTCAATCAGCTAAACATCGTATTGGGTATATCAGTAGCTTTTTTCACCAATTATTTGATTTTGCAGCTCGGAGATTCTGAAGCTCAGTGGGCTCAAGATCTGAAATTTGGGGAATACAATTGGCGCTGGATGCTCGGGCTGGAAGCTCTTCCCGCCATACTTTACTTTTTTGCTCTTTTCTTAGTACCAAGGAGCCCTAGATGGCTTGCCATGAAGGGCAAATACGACGAAGCCATGACAATCATGTGCCGAGCTTTGGATGAATCTGAGGCGAAAAAAATTATTGACGATGTAAGAGACAGCATCAACAACAAAAAGAATGAGGATGAGGAAGAGGTCACCTCAGTCTCCAGATTATTTCATCCATCACTAAGGTTGGTCTTAGTTATTGGTCTGGTGATAGGAATCTTGCAACAAATTACGGGTATCAATTCCGTTTTCTTCTATGCTCCAATGATATTCGAGCAATCGGGAATCGGAACGGATGCATCATTTTCTCAAGCCATCTTAGTCGGGTTAATTAATCTTGCCTTCACTGTTCTTGCGATATCGCTTATCGACAGATTGGGCAGAAAGCCCCTTCTGGTATTCGGTGTGTCGGGAATGGCGATCGCCCTATTCATCTTGGCCTACGGATTTAGTTCGGCAACCTATGAATTGACTGATGAATCGGTAAGTAAGCTCTCTGTCGAAATCGACCAATCTTTGGTAACCCCATACATAGGAAAAGTATACGAGGATGATCTATCCTTCAAGGCCGACATGAGCGAAGCTATTGGAGAATTGGAGTTCAAGAAATATGAATCCCAGTTTTTAACGGCTGCTGTGGACATGAACGCGGTTTTAATTCTAGTGGGAATTCTCGGTTTTGTCGCCTCATTTGCGGTTTCAATCGGCCCCGTCATGTGGGTGCTCTTTTCGGAGCTTTTCCCGAATTGGATACGTGGCGTCGCGATTTCTTTTGTGGGTTTGATCAACTCCGCAATCAGTTTCTTGGTTCAAGTGATATTCCCATGGGAATTAGAAGTGCTGGGAAGTGCCACCACCTTCTTTTTATACGGATTCTTTGCCGTCTTGGGCTTGATATTTATTGTTTTAAAAGTCCCTGAAACCAAAGGGAAATCACTGGAAGAACTGGAAGCAATATTGGTAAAGTAA
- a CDS encoding triple tyrosine motif-containing protein: protein MQTPLISNYGKEVHRGGTQNWSITAHKDGVIYFGNNSGVLVFDGHEWTVVPLPNRTFVRSLLQKDSGQLYVGGQNEFGYFSNGRLSVENYHSLKHLVPEEYADFEDVWEIFDTGESTYFCTEKAVFIISNGNCEVLLPKDERFENFFLFDNQLCVQEIGTGLLLFDGNKLVPFLSDPIIVGQRIASMLSISDGDHLLFTQEGAIFRFDGSVLEPFGGEAENFTKEFKQYVSIRLKNGSIAIGSTQNGLIIINESGEVLEHYNSDSGLANNTLLSLYQDRSENIWMGLDNGIAYLEINSPFSQINQINGLEGTGYAALLHKESYYFGTNLGLYRAKSGEDNFELVDNTKGQIWSLQTLHDGFIINADGGALYFENDVITRISDVRSSWKFYELAGSDGLFLQGSYGGLYLYQKSDRDAVPLKFLGKLDGFDESSRIFEEDEDGYIWVAHAYRGLFRLKPDYKNLRFEEVRQFGVAEGLPEDLYITVSKIRNEMVFATMKGIFRFDRSTEKFEVHEELTTLLGKERSVQRLVEDKLGNIWFSTDREFGLVEILETGLYNDVEVLYFNQIQDELVDGFEDVFTLSDAAAFIPVESGFYKYKLRWSAQPPEFEYPLRITEIYLTSTSDSLISDYYSSDTIAETKLPPKEGDIRFHFNLPTFGKLNQVVYQYTLSDEDNGWSDWTTETKKEYSNLTHGDYTFQVRAKNAFGRISEPVSFGFSVMPPWYKTTAAQVGFVVLGFLVLLTVVRFVAIREAKKTEEVKQQSILTIREKEEEHQREKEQSENEIIRLRNEKLRAEVSHKNAELASTTMHLVQKSEMLQNIKKDLSDLSTDGDESVKKRVKQIQRLITDDVRLDKNWERFETHFDQVHANFFKNLRAKYPELTPKDQKLCAYLRMNLATKEIAPLLNISVRGVEISRYRLRKKLNLDSDTNLVSFIMEI, encoded by the coding sequence ATGCAAACCCCTCTGATTTCTAATTACGGAAAGGAAGTTCACCGTGGAGGCACACAGAATTGGTCTATAACTGCTCATAAAGATGGAGTCATTTATTTCGGTAATAATAGCGGTGTGCTAGTTTTCGATGGGCATGAATGGACAGTGGTTCCCTTGCCAAACCGCACATTTGTGCGATCACTGCTTCAAAAAGACTCAGGTCAATTATATGTGGGTGGTCAAAATGAATTTGGATATTTCTCAAACGGAAGGTTATCAGTCGAAAACTACCATAGCCTGAAACATTTGGTCCCTGAAGAGTACGCTGATTTTGAAGATGTTTGGGAAATATTTGACACTGGCGAGTCAACCTATTTTTGTACAGAAAAGGCTGTTTTTATAATCAGTAATGGCAATTGTGAGGTGCTATTACCTAAGGATGAGCGATTTGAGAATTTTTTTCTTTTTGATAATCAACTCTGTGTTCAAGAGATCGGAACGGGGCTACTTCTTTTTGATGGTAACAAGCTCGTCCCTTTTTTAAGTGATCCAATAATTGTTGGTCAAAGGATTGCTTCGATGCTGAGCATATCGGATGGTGATCATCTCCTTTTCACGCAAGAAGGAGCAATTTTTCGCTTCGATGGATCCGTGTTAGAGCCTTTTGGCGGCGAAGCTGAAAATTTTACCAAAGAATTCAAACAATATGTTTCTATCCGATTAAAAAATGGATCAATAGCCATAGGTTCTACCCAAAATGGATTGATAATTATCAATGAGTCGGGTGAGGTCTTGGAGCATTACAATTCCGATTCGGGGCTGGCCAACAATACCTTGCTCTCTCTCTACCAAGATCGTTCAGAAAACATCTGGATGGGACTGGATAATGGAATAGCTTACTTAGAAATTAACTCTCCCTTCAGTCAGATCAATCAGATCAATGGCCTCGAAGGAACAGGCTACGCTGCGTTGCTGCATAAGGAGTCATATTACTTTGGGACCAACTTGGGATTGTACCGCGCGAAAAGCGGGGAGGATAACTTCGAGCTTGTTGACAATACAAAGGGGCAGATCTGGAGCTTACAGACCCTTCATGACGGTTTTATCATCAACGCAGATGGTGGAGCCCTCTATTTCGAGAATGATGTGATTACAAGAATTTCTGATGTCAGAAGCTCTTGGAAATTCTATGAGCTTGCCGGATCAGATGGCCTCTTTCTTCAAGGATCGTATGGGGGTCTTTATCTCTATCAAAAATCCGATAGGGACGCAGTACCATTGAAGTTCCTTGGAAAACTGGACGGATTTGACGAGTCTTCACGAATCTTTGAGGAAGATGAGGATGGCTACATCTGGGTGGCCCATGCTTATCGCGGGCTATTCCGGTTGAAACCCGATTATAAAAACTTGCGATTTGAAGAAGTGAGGCAATTTGGAGTAGCAGAAGGACTGCCGGAAGATTTGTACATAACCGTTTCTAAGATTCGAAACGAAATGGTTTTTGCGACAATGAAAGGGATATTCCGTTTTGATAGATCTACTGAGAAATTTGAAGTGCATGAGGAGCTCACTACATTGCTGGGTAAAGAGAGGAGCGTACAAAGACTTGTAGAGGATAAGCTTGGGAATATCTGGTTTTCGACGGATAGAGAATTCGGGCTTGTGGAAATTTTGGAAACCGGTCTATACAACGATGTCGAAGTGCTCTATTTTAACCAGATTCAAGATGAATTGGTAGATGGCTTCGAAGATGTTTTTACTCTATCAGATGCCGCCGCCTTTATACCCGTTGAAAGCGGATTCTACAAATACAAATTAAGATGGTCCGCACAGCCTCCTGAATTTGAATACCCACTGAGGATTACGGAAATTTACCTGACAAGTACCTCCGATTCATTAATTTCCGACTACTACTCTTCCGATACTATTGCTGAAACCAAATTGCCACCGAAGGAAGGTGATATTCGTTTTCACTTTAATCTGCCCACTTTCGGAAAGCTAAATCAGGTAGTCTATCAGTATACCTTATCAGATGAAGATAACGGTTGGTCTGACTGGACCACCGAGACAAAAAAAGAATACAGCAACCTTACTCATGGAGACTATACCTTCCAAGTAAGAGCTAAGAATGCATTTGGCCGTATTTCTGAGCCGGTTTCATTTGGTTTTTCTGTAATGCCTCCATGGTACAAGACTACTGCTGCGCAGGTTGGCTTTGTCGTTCTGGGCTTCCTGGTTCTTCTTACTGTCGTAAGATTTGTTGCCATTCGAGAGGCTAAAAAGACGGAAGAGGTAAAGCAGCAGTCCATCCTAACCATTCGTGAAAAAGAGGAAGAGCACCAGCGTGAAAAGGAGCAGTCGGAAAATGAGATTATTCGTCTTCGAAATGAAAAACTCCGTGCAGAAGTGAGTCACAAAAACGCGGAACTGGCCTCCACGACAATGCACCTTGTGCAAAAAAGCGAGATGTTGCAAAACATCAAAAAAGATCTGAGTGACCTGTCTACGGATGGGGATGAATCCGTCAAAAAAAGAGTTAAACAGATTCAGCGATTGATTACAGATGATGTGAGGCTTGACAAGAACTGGGAGCGGTTTGAGACGCACTTCGATCAGGTTCACGCCAACTTCTTCAAGAACTTACGCGCTAAGTATCCGGAGCTTACGCCCAAGGATCAAAAGTTATGCGCTTATTTAAGAATGAACTTGGCCACTAAAGAAATCGCACCGCTTCTCAATATCTCCGTGCGCGGGGTTGAAATCAGTCGATACCGACTTAGGAAAAAACTGAACCTCGATTCAGATACCAACTTGGTCTCCTTTATCATGGAAATTTAA
- a CDS encoding glycoside hydrolase family 16 protein — protein sequence MNIRILRISHSIAVLSIIALALSSCTKPVTEVGGCQFPAKENMTLTWADEFDGDIINTQYWGYDTADGCQLDTVNGTLCGWGNNELQYYTMREENARVEDGKLIITAKKEIPFYQGRQYTSARMVTRNKVDFKYGRVDVRAKLPKGQGLWPAIWMLPTDTVYGIWPASGEIDIMENIGSETNSIFGTIHYGHDFWRYDTQYLPVDTVDFSEDFHTYSVLWTEDCILFQVDGIDVGVPNTRSSVLPTTWPFDQEFHVILNVAVGGNLPGNPDFSTQFPQTMEVDYVRVYQ from the coding sequence ATGAACATTAGAATTTTAAGAATTTCTCATTCTATTGCTGTTTTATCAATAATTGCTTTAGCACTATCCTCTTGCACCAAACCTGTTACAGAAGTCGGGGGATGTCAGTTTCCAGCCAAGGAAAATATGACCTTGACGTGGGCAGATGAATTTGACGGCGACATTATCAACACTCAATACTGGGGCTACGACACTGCAGACGGATGTCAACTTGATACTGTCAACGGAACCTTATGTGGTTGGGGAAACAATGAGCTTCAGTACTACACCATGCGAGAAGAGAATGCTCGAGTGGAAGATGGAAAATTGATCATTACTGCCAAAAAAGAAATCCCTTTCTATCAAGGAAGGCAATATACCTCCGCCCGCATGGTGACCAGAAATAAAGTTGATTTCAAATACGGCCGAGTTGATGTACGCGCCAAGCTTCCTAAAGGTCAAGGACTATGGCCTGCGATTTGGATGCTTCCCACAGATACTGTCTACGGCATCTGGCCTGCCAGCGGAGAAATCGACATTATGGAAAATATTGGTAGTGAAACGAATAGCATATTCGGCACCATACATTACGGTCACGACTTTTGGCGGTACGATACTCAGTATTTACCCGTAGATACCGTAGATTTTTCTGAAGATTTTCACACTTACTCAGTTCTATGGACTGAAGACTGCATTCTCTTTCAGGTGGACGGTATAGACGTTGGAGTGCCTAATACACGATCTTCAGTGCTGCCAACCACATGGCCTTTTGATCAAGAATTTCATGTTATTCTAAATGTAGCCGTTGGAGGAAATCTTCCCGGAAATCCCGATTTTTCTACTCAGTTTCCACAAACAATGGAAGTTGATTACGTCAGAGTTTATCAATAA
- a CDS encoding T9SS type A sorting domain-containing protein — MKKIYSTLLLTAALSMGLQAQTLWENFEDVRKCEYFFENGVFIPYQLNPDQSGVNTSIVAAQYIRDPGAPFDVIVIDNPMLNVTDYITGAKQMSIDVWSPAAGTTVQITLENSTLALPENFPTGRHSVYLTSTQTSNAWETLTFSYFEQPDASVPSNSVDRLALLFNPGATTNETYYWDNLNGPELVSDPCADVETNESILNDFECQQNVNYIAASNAPALRRVVNPDMSTNPSEYVGTYVRSGATDDNFIARTDGALMLNDNSSQVTMDIWDPNAPSTVIFSLQTSTNELIQEMVAETSVSSTWETLTFDIAPDVIGSTDIEQFVVLIDPGSTTTDTYYFDNISIPGLTSAEDTEFVSGLTAYPNPSTDFVTIEYNLEKQGDVNITLTDITGRIVENKIFDNQPNGNFRVEFNTNNYAAGIYLYNVSVSGQNHTGKIVVNN; from the coding sequence ATGAAAAAAATTTACTCAACATTACTTTTGACTGCAGCGCTCAGCATGGGCTTGCAGGCCCAAACGCTTTGGGAGAACTTCGAAGATGTACGAAAGTGCGAATACTTCTTTGAAAACGGTGTTTTTATCCCTTACCAATTAAATCCTGATCAATCAGGTGTAAACACCAGCATTGTAGCAGCACAATACATCCGCGATCCGGGCGCACCCTTCGATGTGATTGTTATTGATAACCCCATGCTTAATGTGACGGACTATATTACCGGAGCGAAGCAAATGAGTATCGACGTTTGGAGTCCGGCTGCGGGAACAACAGTTCAGATTACCCTTGAGAACTCGACACTTGCGCTACCGGAAAATTTTCCAACGGGGAGACATTCAGTATATCTGACTTCTACTCAGACTTCGAATGCTTGGGAAACTCTTACTTTCTCATATTTCGAGCAGCCTGATGCAAGTGTTCCAAGCAATAGCGTTGATCGTTTGGCACTCCTTTTTAACCCAGGGGCTACCACGAATGAAACTTATTACTGGGATAATTTGAACGGACCTGAATTGGTAAGTGATCCTTGTGCAGACGTAGAGACTAACGAATCAATTTTGAACGATTTTGAATGTCAGCAGAATGTGAATTACATCGCTGCTTCGAATGCTCCTGCATTGCGTCGTGTTGTTAATCCTGACATGTCTACTAATCCATCGGAATACGTAGGAACGTATGTTCGTAGTGGTGCCACTGACGATAATTTCATCGCAAGAACGGACGGAGCGCTTATGCTGAATGATAATTCAAGTCAGGTTACCATGGATATTTGGGATCCTAACGCACCCAGCACGGTTATTTTCTCTCTCCAGACATCAACAAATGAATTGATTCAAGAGATGGTAGCTGAAACTTCAGTTTCAAGTACTTGGGAAACTTTGACCTTCGATATTGCTCCGGATGTAATTGGATCTACCGATATCGAGCAGTTTGTGGTTTTGATTGATCCGGGATCGACAACAACTGACACATATTACTTCGACAACATTAGCATTCCCGGTTTGACTTCAGCAGAAGACACTGAATTTGTTTCAGGTCTTACTGCATATCCAAATCCGTCAACTGATTTTGTTACCATCGAGTACAACCTCGAAAAGCAAGGTGACGTGAATATTACACTTACTGATATTACGGGAAGAATAGTTGAAAACAAGATATTCGACAATCAACCCAACGGAAACTTCCGTGTAGAGTTTAATACCAATAATTATGCTGCTGGTATTTACTTGTACAATGTGAGTGTTTCAGGTCAGAACCACACGGGTAAAATTGTAGTGAATAACTAA
- a CDS encoding family 16 glycosylhydrolase: MKVRPHIIRICTLFLAGAILMACEADAPAKEEKKEAEALTEILNDFSLQLGDFTSSEGEIAAVDSVLSCADNCWLEYSVNVPLSGRYRVSLSVKGMSDSSMVWIEDHVHNTDDRTYNITSNMAIAKSDKVQIISRDGSPLREGKHDIRLHLVNGVEIHSVDFELLRKHEETPLTLTQNMEGDSWEIVWADEFDGDGIADTTKWTYDIGNWGWGNGELQYYTVNRPENARQENGNLIIEAHKNDLGYPWTSARLTTRGKTSFLYGKLEFRAKVPAEKGNWSAGWTLGDKYVDELSWPYCGEIDILESVGYQMDNETGNGTAHASAHCGAYYFKLGNQPTGTTSVENMNSEFHTYGVVWTPDGITAYVDDVEYFTYDDTSSELSWPFGQAQNLILNLTMGGGWGGLEGMDESVTKQQMVIDYVRVYQKTN, from the coding sequence ATGAAGGTAAGACCCCATATAATTAGAATTTGCACGCTTTTTCTCGCTGGAGCCATCCTGATGGCTTGTGAAGCTGATGCACCGGCTAAAGAAGAAAAGAAAGAAGCGGAAGCACTTACTGAAATTCTGAATGATTTTTCATTGCAGCTGGGCGATTTCACATCATCTGAAGGAGAAATAGCTGCAGTTGATTCCGTACTTTCTTGTGCCGATAATTGCTGGCTTGAATATTCGGTTAACGTTCCTCTTTCGGGACGTTACAGGGTGAGTCTTTCGGTTAAAGGGATGTCTGATTCATCGATGGTATGGATTGAAGATCACGTTCACAATACAGATGATCGCACCTACAACATCACGAGTAATATGGCTATCGCCAAATCGGATAAGGTGCAAATAATCTCTCGAGACGGTAGTCCACTTAGAGAAGGTAAACATGACATTCGCCTGCATTTGGTGAACGGCGTTGAGATCCATTCGGTAGATTTTGAGCTTTTGCGCAAGCACGAAGAAACCCCATTAACACTGACCCAAAATATGGAAGGTGATAGCTGGGAGATCGTATGGGCCGATGAGTTCGATGGAGATGGTATTGCAGATACCACAAAATGGACCTACGATATAGGAAACTGGGGATGGGGAAATGGCGAGCTCCAATACTATACGGTCAACAGACCTGAAAATGCTCGCCAAGAAAATGGAAATCTCATTATTGAAGCGCATAAAAATGACTTAGGTTACCCATGGACTTCCGCCCGCTTGACGACCAGAGGAAAGACTTCATTTCTGTATGGAAAGCTGGAATTTCGTGCAAAGGTGCCCGCCGAAAAAGGAAATTGGTCAGCGGGCTGGACTCTCGGAGACAAATACGTCGATGAATTGTCATGGCCATATTGCGGTGAAATTGACATCCTCGAAAGTGTAGGTTATCAAATGGACAATGAGACCGGAAATGGCACAGCTCACGCTTCTGCGCATTGCGGAGCTTACTATTTCAAACTTGGAAACCAGCCGACAGGGACCACATCCGTCGAAAACATGAATAGTGAGTTTCATACCTATGGTGTAGTCTGGACTCCTGATGGAATTACTGCCTATGTTGATGATGTAGAATACTTTACTTACGACGATACGTCTTCTGAACTTTCATGGCCATTTGGTCAAGCTCAAAACCTTATTCTAAACCTCACCATGGGTGGCGGCTGGGGAGGCCTTGAAGGAATGGATGAAAGCGTGACCAAGCAGCAGATGGTAATCGACTACGTTAGGGTGTATCAAAAAACAAATTGA